A part of Paenibacillus donghaensis genomic DNA contains:
- a CDS encoding tubulin-like doman-containing protein gives MKPIVREHIQQLDVSLGGGIVSDKIRVDTIDNPILIIGLGGTGIDALLRLKYQINRRFKLPEDPLSKKKRDKPDNVEFLAFETNEQDRAKKYKGIGLDPQNEFVLLANAEIGGLLQNRSILEPYITDWLSPELSITDGMNGAAGVRQAGRLLLFTKINQVVGAIDKKIKTLSVGTSKKLMVFLLTGLSGGTGSGAFLDIAYIVRGIIERDYGSAGIDRVNTLGYLFTPDVNLANKSLSEHTREYIRKNGYAALKELDYWMNVDSRGERFRQQYGNILTVNSPLPPFNLCHLISATNTEGKLLENAYDYCMNVTAENITNFMASEEKQSGEEFAIHDYISNIRTNIAQMNKAYPANYEYNIIGASSAVLPIEEMTTYLAFRLFDKMDKMFQQAPGQEDVEKLARKLGIDLDSMIKTFESRVPEPLPGFQNSERLNHANVIKNQVVSMDTELEQNFLARAREEYIKAKKQLPGEIVRNFGEELERIFLHPEQGPFYVSRLLYTEKGFCILKLIQSYIEALRESLLRLPRDIETAQDSADEKLGDARSAFVSKEKKKNAYIDAKINEYWLHADVERTEQMIQFYEDLYELLNEENNRIYGVFTEILSALSSIFAKNGDLLINGEEQADHKGNKTYYWNIVNVPDISATISKIMDQKDGDDLIRDFTREMLKNSGRWVKEQEIDIVRSISEFLSDKFGDLITRSMEDFLVMKYGRDEPLDKFVERIIAGRLDEDAVPIFHLSNSSGSLHFPSWGFVSVPVKAPGILKGIRNYQNNALGKSQFTIKESQVKNRIFWLNTRNGVPLFVYTPLRVFEENYERTILDKEGIGRHLVMTDKNNWTYLPSPIPEKSWGDTYVNPRVREYNARVRADFTLALNAGVIIEKGLDENTSSRYSVVFTKPFDLDKMLSAFDLQLDSTRPNLGEVKKAADELRSLSEKGLERESVKDIFGSISLDMAQENLIRSPQLITRVREELAKYAALTAKAAELDKLLHQYLDEEKWLDQFIEALYTDSIVKKGALYVYDRDEEEDAWEPFANLMKERSYVEYAVYRHFRALDDKSRSVLLRKAARRAGEMTAAEDVTPLLYKLEGLYVSFLEARDSLEYEKVEHENGDEMYGFYRSLTGKLASIRRKLK, from the coding sequence CGGAAGATCCGTTGTCCAAGAAGAAACGGGATAAGCCCGACAACGTGGAATTCCTCGCCTTCGAGACCAACGAGCAGGACCGCGCCAAGAAATACAAAGGCATCGGCCTGGATCCGCAGAATGAATTCGTGCTGCTGGCCAACGCTGAAATCGGCGGACTGCTGCAGAACCGCAGCATTCTGGAGCCTTACATTACAGACTGGCTGTCGCCGGAGCTGAGCATTACCGATGGCATGAACGGTGCCGCAGGTGTACGGCAGGCCGGACGTCTGCTGCTGTTCACGAAGATCAACCAGGTGGTTGGAGCCATCGACAAGAAGATCAAGACGTTGTCTGTCGGCACCAGTAAGAAGCTGATGGTGTTCCTGCTGACCGGTCTGTCCGGGGGGACGGGCAGCGGCGCTTTTCTGGATATCGCCTATATCGTACGCGGCATCATTGAACGTGACTATGGCTCTGCGGGTATCGACCGTGTGAATACGCTGGGCTATCTGTTCACACCGGACGTCAATCTGGCTAACAAAAGCCTCAGCGAGCACACCCGCGAATATATCCGCAAGAACGGTTATGCTGCGCTGAAGGAACTGGATTACTGGATGAATGTGGACAGCCGGGGCGAGCGGTTCCGCCAGCAGTACGGCAATATCCTGACCGTCAACTCGCCGCTGCCGCCGTTTAACCTCTGCCACCTGATCTCCGCGACCAACACGGAAGGCAAGCTGCTGGAGAATGCCTATGACTACTGCATGAACGTGACGGCAGAGAATATCACCAACTTCATGGCCAGTGAAGAGAAGCAATCGGGCGAGGAATTCGCCATCCATGACTATATCAGCAACATCCGCACCAACATTGCCCAGATGAACAAGGCGTATCCTGCCAATTATGAATACAACATTATCGGCGCTTCATCGGCAGTGCTTCCTATTGAAGAAATGACCACTTATCTGGCCTTCCGCCTATTCGACAAAATGGACAAAATGTTCCAGCAGGCTCCCGGCCAGGAGGATGTGGAGAAGCTGGCCCGCAAGCTGGGCATCGACCTGGACAGCATGATCAAAACCTTCGAATCGCGTGTGCCTGAGCCCCTGCCGGGCTTCCAGAACAGCGAACGGCTGAACCATGCCAATGTGATCAAGAACCAGGTGGTCAGCATGGATACCGAGCTGGAGCAGAACTTTCTGGCCCGTGCCCGTGAGGAATATATCAAAGCCAAAAAGCAGCTGCCGGGCGAGATTGTTCGCAACTTCGGCGAGGAGCTGGAGCGGATCTTCCTGCATCCGGAGCAGGGACCATTCTATGTGTCGCGGCTGCTGTACACCGAGAAGGGCTTCTGCATTCTGAAGCTGATTCAATCCTACATTGAAGCATTACGTGAGAGCCTGCTGCGCCTGCCGCGCGACATTGAGACGGCACAGGACAGTGCGGATGAGAAGCTGGGCGATGCCCGCAGCGCTTTTGTCTCCAAGGAGAAGAAGAAGAACGCCTACATTGATGCCAAGATTAACGAATACTGGCTGCATGCCGATGTGGAACGTACCGAGCAGATGATTCAGTTCTATGAGGACCTGTATGAGCTGCTGAACGAGGAGAATAACCGGATTTACGGCGTGTTTACGGAGATTTTGAGCGCGCTTAGTTCGATTTTTGCCAAAAATGGTGATCTGCTGATTAACGGTGAGGAGCAGGCGGACCACAAGGGCAACAAAACCTATTATTGGAACATCGTCAATGTGCCCGATATTTCGGCGACGATCTCGAAGATTATGGACCAGAAGGACGGCGACGACCTGATCCGTGACTTCACCCGCGAAATGCTGAAGAACTCCGGGCGCTGGGTCAAAGAGCAGGAGATTGATATTGTGCGTTCGATATCCGAATTCCTGAGCGACAAGTTCGGCGATCTCATTACCCGTTCGATGGAGGATTTCCTGGTGATGAAATACGGCCGCGACGAGCCGCTGGATAAATTTGTAGAGCGGATTATCGCAGGCCGTCTGGATGAGGATGCGGTGCCGATTTTTCACCTTAGCAACAGTTCGGGCAGCCTTCATTTCCCTTCCTGGGGGTTCGTCTCTGTACCGGTCAAGGCGCCGGGCATCCTGAAGGGTATCCGTAATTATCAGAATAATGCGCTGGGCAAATCGCAATTTACGATTAAAGAGAGCCAGGTGAAGAACCGGATTTTCTGGCTGAATACCCGCAACGGGGTGCCTCTGTTCGTCTATACGCCGCTGCGCGTATTCGAGGAGAACTACGAGCGGACGATCCTGGACAAGGAAGGCATTGGCCGCCATCTGGTGATGACCGACAAGAACAACTGGACCTATCTGCCTTCGCCGATTCCAGAGAAATCCTGGGGCGATACGTATGTGAATCCGCGTGTGCGTGAATACAATGCGCGGGTGCGTGCTGATTTCACCTTGGCGCTGAATGCTGGCGTTATTATCGAGAAGGGGCTGGATGAGAATACCAGCAGCCGCTATTCCGTGGTGTTCACGAAGCCGTTCGATCTGGACAAAATGCTCAGCGCGTTCGACCTCCAGCTGGACTCCACGCGTCCGAATCTGGGCGAGGTGAAGAAGGCGGCCGATGAGCTGAGAAGCCTGAGTGAGAAAGGTCTGGAGCGCGAAAGTGTGAAGGATATCTTCGGCAGCATCAGTCTGGATATGGCGCAGGAGAACCTGATCCGCTCGCCGCAGCTGATTACGCGTGTCCGTGAGGAGCTGGCTAAATACGCCGCGCTGACGGCCAAGGCTGCCGAACTGGATAAGCTGCTGCACCAGTATCTGGATGAGGAGAAATGGCTTGACCAGTTCATTGAGGCATTATATACAGACAGCATTGTCAAAAAAGGTGCACTCTATGTCTATGACCGTGACGAAGAGGAGGATGCCTGGGAGCCGTTCGCCAATCTGATGAAGGAACGCAGCTACGTCGAATATGCCGTGTACCGCCATTTCCGCGCTCTGGATGACAAGAGCCGCAGTGTGCTGCTGCGCAAAGCAGCGCGCCGCGCCGGAGAGATGACAGCTGCCGAGGATGTAACGCCGCTGCTATATAAGCTGGAAGGCCTGTATGTGTCGTTCCTGGAAGCGCGGGACAGTCTGGAATATGAGAAGGTTGAGCATGAGAACGGCGATGAGATGTACGGCTTCTACAGAAGCCTGACCGGCAAGCTTGCCAGCATCCGCAGAAAGCTGAAGTAG